One stretch of Candidatus Bathyarchaeia archaeon DNA includes these proteins:
- a CDS encoding radical SAM protein, translating into MTHTKTYATHQTLNSLYCIVCTTTRCNLNCSYCSARKASRKQASLDFEAGKQLLEKIANVSMNFTQIVFHGGEPLMEFDTLSKLIKFTRGNLGDSKTIRLSLQSNLTLLTQEMAEFFKEKQVSVGFSLDGDFLANSKTRKNSDPEKTFDAIMRGVKILKKTQKSVGCICVVSKENINVMDRIMSFFASIKLDGVMLNPAVPVGGGVDFVAEHGVSADEYAKTVISLYERQAARGWPRIDTVDTLIGLAQKTPNLGHRCYPCDAGWSIIAVDHVGNVYPCGRFNNDPNWACGNLLTDDLLTIYNSEKMKKCRTRKQNITQCLSCEFQEICGGGCAASAYYYQGDVNAPGYDCEFNKAMLNWVKDNSNKPT; encoded by the coding sequence ATGACACACACCAAAACGTACGCCACCCACCAAACCCTCAACTCCCTATATTGTATTGTATGCACCACAACACGATGCAACCTAAACTGCAGCTACTGCAGCGCCAGAAAAGCATCAAGAAAACAGGCAAGCTTAGATTTTGAAGCAGGCAAACAGCTTTTAGAAAAAATCGCCAACGTCAGCATGAATTTCACCCAAATAGTGTTCCATGGAGGAGAGCCGCTTATGGAATTTGACACTCTGTCAAAACTCATCAAATTCACGAGAGGCAACCTGGGGGATTCAAAAACCATCCGCCTGAGCTTGCAATCCAACCTGACCTTGCTCACTCAGGAGATGGCAGAATTCTTCAAAGAAAAACAAGTTTCAGTCGGCTTCTCGTTAGATGGGGATTTTTTGGCTAATTCCAAGACCCGAAAAAACAGCGACCCAGAAAAAACATTTGACGCCATAATGCGGGGCGTAAAAATTCTAAAGAAAACCCAAAAAAGCGTTGGCTGCATCTGTGTGGTAAGCAAAGAAAACATCAACGTTATGGATAGAATAATGAGTTTTTTTGCTTCAATCAAACTTGACGGTGTTATGCTAAACCCTGCGGTCCCCGTTGGCGGTGGCGTAGACTTTGTAGCAGAGCACGGCGTTAGTGCAGACGAGTATGCGAAAACGGTGATTTCCTTGTATGAACGCCAAGCAGCCAGGGGCTGGCCAAGAATAGACACCGTGGATACACTGATTGGGTTGGCACAGAAAACCCCCAACTTGGGTCACCGATGCTACCCCTGCGATGCAGGCTGGAGCATCATTGCCGTAGACCATGTAGGCAACGTCTATCCCTGTGGAAGATTCAACAACGACCCCAACTGGGCATGCGGCAACCTGCTTACCGATGACCTTCTGACAATTTACAACTCCGAAAAGATGAAAAAGTGCCGAACCAGAAAACAAAACATCACCCAATGCCTAAGCTGCGAATTCCAAGAGATATGTGGAGGAGGCTGCGCGGCAAGCGCCTACTACTACCAGGGAGACGTCAACGCACCAGGATACGATTGCGAGTTCAACAAAGCCATGCTCAACTGGGTAAAAGACAACAGCAATAAACCCACATGA
- a CDS encoding Gfo/Idh/MocA family protein: MEKMNVAVIGVGYWGKKIASEYALMHETDPHVNLLGVCDVFDNNLAFCQEKFGVPFLAKTPDEIFENPDIDAVHICTPSVTHYTICKEALNHGKHVTVEKPMTLNSLEAIKLVDLAHEKKLVLSVGHIFRFDASIEKAKTLVESNWFGDMYWIKLTWTALMPLMTGRDIITDLAPHPFDILNFLTNDWPSKVTCVAKAHRTGQKEETAYITSEFKSNLMAHIEVSWLHPVKVREVQIMGSDRFAKIDCINQKITGYENNSFFDIPVVPSNTMNSELAHFVRCIREGRASSDTFLNKNNGIVGANVVRLLELTRKAMENGKTEQVE; this comes from the coding sequence ATGGAAAAAATGAATGTTGCCGTGATAGGCGTAGGTTATTGGGGCAAAAAAATTGCCTCAGAGTACGCTTTAATGCATGAAACTGACCCCCACGTCAACCTTTTGGGAGTCTGCGACGTTTTTGACAACAACTTGGCGTTCTGTCAAGAAAAATTTGGTGTCCCTTTTCTGGCAAAAACTCCTGACGAAATTTTTGAAAACCCAGACATAGACGCGGTTCACATATGCACGCCCAGCGTAACTCACTACACAATCTGCAAAGAAGCGCTCAACCACGGCAAACACGTAACAGTAGAAAAACCCATGACCCTAAATTCCTTGGAAGCCATTAAACTTGTGGATTTGGCGCATGAAAAAAAATTGGTACTTTCTGTAGGCCACATTTTTAGGTTTGATGCATCCATCGAGAAAGCGAAAACGTTGGTGGAAAGCAACTGGTTTGGTGACATGTACTGGATCAAGTTAACTTGGACCGCACTTATGCCTTTGATGACGGGCAGAGACATAATCACAGACTTAGCGCCTCACCCTTTTGACATACTAAACTTCCTAACCAACGATTGGCCAAGCAAAGTAACCTGTGTGGCAAAAGCCCACCGAACAGGGCAAAAAGAAGAAACAGCCTACATCACAAGCGAATTCAAAAGCAACCTGATGGCTCACATCGAAGTGAGCTGGCTGCATCCAGTTAAAGTGAGAGAAGTGCAGATTATGGGTTCAGACAGGTTTGCAAAAATTGACTGCATAAACCAAAAGATTACGGGTTACGAAAACAACAGTTTCTTTGACATACCCGTTGTGCCAAGCAACACAATGAACTCGGAGTTAGCTCATTTTGTCCGTTGCATTAGGGAAGGACGCGCATCCAGCGACACATTTTTGAACAAAAACAATGGCATCGTCGGAGCCAACGTGGTAAGGCTTTTGGAGCTTACCCGTAAAGCCATGGAAAACGGCAAAACGGAGCAAGTGGAGTAG
- a CDS encoding Gfo/Idh/MocA family protein, with the protein MKVGLVGAGHIAEESHLPVYQKNTNVELTAICDQRLPAATKLAGKFGAQKVYQDQTSMLSKEKLDVVDICTPPATHKDLAVEAMNAGCHVICEKPMAMSIADTEEMIEASKRNNVRLCIVHQNLCNAAVLKAKEIVDSGAIGDVLSVNVHTFEMRNSDAMRDKDHWSHRLPGGIFFEIIPHPVYLLLSFLKGGEVRDVLSKKIGDAAWVPKDELKVLFENGRAVGEVSVTCNSFMHGDTFEIVGTKTALSGDLWGRTVIVYKPHGLDAKSVGMSNIALSRQLFSVVGSTASTLVKAIRDPITVSAHYTFISKFIEGIQNNSELPTSGEDGRDTVKAVHTICSQI; encoded by the coding sequence TTGAAAGTTGGATTAGTTGGTGCTGGCCACATTGCTGAAGAGTCGCATCTGCCAGTTTACCAAAAAAACACAAACGTCGAATTAACCGCAATCTGCGACCAGCGCTTGCCTGCCGCAACCAAACTCGCCGGCAAGTTTGGAGCACAAAAAGTATACCAAGACCAAACTTCGATGTTGTCTAAGGAAAAACTTGATGTTGTCGACATCTGCACGCCTCCTGCAACGCATAAAGACTTAGCGGTGGAAGCCATGAATGCTGGATGCCACGTCATCTGCGAGAAACCCATGGCTATGAGTATAGCAGATACTGAAGAGATGATTGAAGCCTCAAAACGTAACAACGTAAGGCTCTGCATCGTTCATCAGAACCTCTGTAATGCAGCCGTTTTAAAAGCTAAAGAAATCGTGGATTCAGGCGCCATAGGCGACGTACTTAGTGTCAACGTTCACACGTTTGAAATGAGAAACAGTGACGCGATGCGTGACAAAGACCACTGGAGTCATCGCCTTCCCGGAGGCATTTTCTTTGAAATCATTCCTCACCCAGTGTATCTGCTTCTGTCTTTTCTGAAAGGTGGCGAGGTTCGAGATGTTTTAAGCAAAAAAATTGGTGACGCCGCCTGGGTTCCCAAAGACGAACTGAAGGTACTTTTTGAAAACGGCAGGGCAGTCGGCGAAGTTTCGGTAACCTGCAATTCGTTTATGCATGGGGACACATTCGAAATCGTGGGGACAAAAACAGCCCTTTCCGGCGACCTTTGGGGTCGAACAGTGATCGTTTACAAGCCCCACGGCTTAGACGCAAAATCTGTAGGCATGAGCAACATTGCCTTATCAAGACAGCTTTTCTCTGTCGTCGGTAGCACAGCATCCACACTTGTAAAAGCAATCCGAGACCCCATCACAGTTAGTGCACACTACACGTTCATATCAAAGTTCATTGAAGGCATCCAAAACAACAGTGAGCTCCCAACCAGCGGTGAAGACGGCAGAGACACCGTAAAAGCAGTTCACACCATCTGCAGTCAAATATAA
- a CDS encoding acyltransferase, whose translation MQNPQSEPRFAVVNGAKIGEGTRVFDLVNLFKCTVGKNSKIDSYVYVEEGVVIGDNCKIRPFVFIPTGVTIEDDVFIGPNVTFTNDKYPKAQGEWKLLPTVIKKGASIGANSVIVPGITVGKRALVGAGSVVTRDVPEGVVVAGNPARIIGRI comes from the coding sequence ATGCAGAACCCGCAGAGTGAGCCCAGATTCGCGGTGGTGAATGGGGCTAAAATTGGGGAGGGCACCCGCGTTTTTGATTTGGTTAACTTGTTTAAGTGTACAGTGGGTAAGAATAGCAAAATCGATTCATATGTTTACGTTGAGGAAGGCGTGGTTATAGGTGACAACTGCAAAATCAGACCCTTCGTTTTCATACCCACAGGCGTCACAATTGAAGACGACGTGTTCATCGGACCAAACGTTACCTTCACGAACGATAAGTACCCCAAGGCACAAGGAGAATGGAAACTATTACCGACAGTTATTAAAAAGGGTGCATCCATCGGGGCAAACAGTGTAATCGTGCCAGGTATCACTGTGGGGAAGAGGGCGCTAGTGGGAGCGGGTTCGGTTGTAACAAGAGATGTGCCCGAGGGGGTGGTTGTTGCTGGAAATCCAGCGCGTATTATTGGAAGAATATAA
- a CDS encoding polysaccharide deacetylase family protein, translating into MKIAILAPPSDTPIIRELLSPWNVSLVEPENAEVAINYKEKISDKKPSVIIPSESTHFEKWTKNAHIDFVNKPGQLAFVSATPLTALSITPKTRYCYNMPNNTAFDDNTSIDIAPEEDQVVLKFDVVNEFNSLIEGTLNPKQSKLHQLFTRLPLPYGLAPKGIRNLFLKADKGVQNLSFCDKLPIDALRFALVRAIEEASGKVLEKKPVFSNNYICILTHDVETANGLQQARILKKVEEKYDVRSAWYVPSNRYKLNGDALRALANHGEVGSHDTKHDGKLAHLSKEKLVQRVSDSKKTLGKITQHPIEGFRAPILQHNPTIIQALIEAGYKYDTSIPSWEPKHPYTMRPHGVGTVYPLTLNGLTEIPLTLPQDHQMLHVLELKPAEVLRSWAVMASVIRDLGGVCMFLVHPDYEFGDGKTEYYEELVSAVADDPKATVTVPSRTCSLINE; encoded by the coding sequence GTGAAAATTGCAATTCTGGCGCCACCCTCTGATACACCCATCATTCGAGAGTTACTCTCACCGTGGAATGTGTCATTGGTGGAACCAGAAAACGCTGAGGTCGCCATCAACTATAAAGAAAAAATAAGCGACAAAAAACCCTCCGTAATTATTCCATCGGAGTCCACCCACTTTGAAAAATGGACAAAAAACGCGCATATTGACTTTGTGAACAAACCAGGACAACTCGCTTTTGTATCCGCAACTCCCCTCACTGCGTTGTCAATTACCCCCAAAACGCGGTACTGCTACAACATGCCAAACAACACCGCCTTTGACGACAACACCTCCATAGACATCGCACCTGAAGAAGACCAAGTTGTCTTAAAGTTTGATGTTGTCAACGAATTCAATTCCCTAATAGAGGGAACTTTAAATCCGAAACAATCAAAACTTCACCAACTTTTCACACGACTTCCACTCCCTTACGGGCTGGCACCAAAAGGCATCCGCAATTTATTTCTAAAAGCCGACAAAGGAGTCCAAAACCTGTCATTCTGCGACAAACTCCCAATTGATGCTCTCAGATTCGCCTTAGTAAGGGCAATTGAGGAAGCTTCAGGTAAAGTTTTAGAGAAGAAACCTGTCTTCTCCAACAACTATATTTGTATTCTGACGCATGACGTTGAAACAGCTAACGGGTTACAGCAAGCTCGAATTTTAAAGAAAGTGGAGGAAAAATATGACGTCCGCTCAGCGTGGTATGTGCCTTCAAACCGATACAAACTTAATGGCGACGCATTGCGAGCACTTGCTAACCATGGAGAAGTAGGTTCACACGACACCAAACACGACGGCAAGCTGGCACATTTATCTAAAGAAAAACTTGTCCAAAGAGTCTCCGATTCCAAAAAGACGCTAGGAAAAATCACTCAACACCCAATCGAAGGCTTTCGCGCCCCAATTCTACAACATAACCCAACCATCATTCAGGCTTTAATTGAGGCGGGCTACAAGTATGACACTTCAATTCCGTCATGGGAACCAAAGCATCCCTACACGATGCGACCTCACGGCGTTGGAACTGTTTACCCTTTAACCTTAAACGGCTTAACTGAGATTCCCTTAACTCTGCCGCAGGACCATCAAATGCTGCATGTTTTAGAGTTAAAACCCGCAGAAGTGCTCAGGTCATGGGCGGTTATGGCAAGCGTAATTCGAGATTTAGGAGGCGTCTGCATGTTTCTTGTACACCCGGACTACGAGTTCGGCGACGGAAAAACCGAGTACTACGAAGAGTTGGTGAGCGCAGTTGCAGATGACCCGAAAGCAACTGTCACTGTCCCCTCAAGAACATGCAGCCTCATAAACGAGTAA
- a CDS encoding glycosyltransferase family 2 protein, which produces MCRMIAIIPSCNNTRQLVQVLANFKKKFVDEICIVIDRATQPEINQVERAASKTPVPVCIIRRQKRRGVGSAIREGIKYAIQNNYDVAVIMAGNGKDQPNEIARLLAPILKEKYDYVQGSRFLNGGKRVKNPLLRGMFSRLYPIVWSLLTKSRCTDVTNGFRAYKLSLFQDQQIDISQSWLDGYELEYYIHYKALTLGYKTKEVPVSKIYPFRHKGGYSNISPLHDWWQIVGPLIYLKAGVRK; this is translated from the coding sequence ATGTGCAGGATGATTGCCATAATTCCGTCCTGCAATAACACGCGTCAACTGGTGCAGGTTTTAGCTAACTTCAAAAAAAAATTTGTTGACGAAATTTGCATCGTTATTGACCGAGCAACACAACCAGAAATCAACCAAGTTGAAAGAGCAGCTTCAAAAACTCCTGTTCCCGTCTGCATAATACGGCGACAGAAAAGAAGAGGCGTAGGCTCCGCAATTCGTGAAGGCATCAAATACGCTATCCAGAATAACTATGATGTAGCAGTCATAATGGCTGGAAACGGCAAAGACCAACCCAACGAAATTGCTAGGCTTTTAGCGCCGATTTTAAAGGAAAAGTACGACTATGTTCAGGGGTCAAGGTTTCTTAATGGGGGAAAACGCGTAAAAAATCCTTTGTTAAGAGGCATGTTCAGCCGCCTGTACCCCATTGTTTGGAGTTTACTAACTAAATCCCGATGCACCGACGTTACAAACGGGTTTAGAGCCTACAAGCTAAGCCTATTCCAAGATCAGCAAATTGACATAAGCCAAAGCTGGCTGGATGGCTACGAGCTTGAATATTACATTCATTATAAGGCGCTGACTTTGGGGTATAAAACTAAAGAAGTGCCTGTGTCAAAGATTTATCCATTCAGACACAAAGGGGGGTACTCAAATATTTCGCCTCTTCATGACTGGTGGCAAATAGTTGGACCCCTTATATACCTTAAAGCGGGCGTAAGAAAATAG
- a CDS encoding glycosyltransferase, giving the protein MNILVIPTNDWTRAAGAGHINYIAEELAQRGHKVYAWNFDLYRNQPPKREPKNVKLVSSKALPLRDPAVFFTLNALVQSPAVFAAIRRLRIDVVINENVLCGLVAFLAAGRTTLKVFDFSDYFPESASVYYTGSSDVAKKLVEGVTLAVTKLNIKASDMCLAVCQSLIQAAAKIDRAKPCYLLTNGVNTNIPQDDSPQNAPEDKTLVVMGVIDDWLDFETPLQALSILADKFPTLNLVIIGPWQKQTFRDQFEARVQALNLASKVKVTGYISAQQLKRQLQEACCCIMPYRLDRFFSVIRLPEKFFVYSAYGKPVLSTPLPEVAALGCEHVFLYRNATEFVTKLTNILSQKTMRATLEAKAREFAKDHDFSVLAAQLEGLLVGGLAELRVTSS; this is encoded by the coding sequence ATGAATATTTTGGTCATACCCACCAATGACTGGACAAGAGCTGCAGGCGCAGGACACATAAACTACATAGCCGAAGAACTCGCCCAAAGAGGACACAAAGTTTACGCGTGGAACTTTGACCTTTACCGAAACCAACCGCCCAAACGGGAACCCAAAAACGTGAAACTTGTTAGTTCAAAAGCTCTTCCGCTACGGGACCCCGCCGTTTTCTTCACGTTAAACGCGCTGGTGCAAAGCCCCGCAGTTTTTGCAGCCATAAGGCGCCTTAGAATTGATGTAGTCATCAACGAGAACGTCCTGTGCGGGTTGGTTGCATTTCTTGCGGCTGGAAGGACAACTTTGAAGGTGTTTGATTTTTCGGATTATTTCCCGGAGTCAGCTTCAGTTTACTATACGGGTTCTTCGGATGTGGCAAAAAAACTCGTTGAAGGCGTCACCTTGGCTGTAACTAAACTTAACATCAAGGCTTCAGACATGTGTTTAGCTGTTTGTCAGTCGCTCATTCAAGCAGCAGCAAAAATAGACAGGGCTAAACCTTGCTATCTTCTCACTAACGGCGTCAACACTAACATCCCACAAGATGACAGCCCCCAAAATGCACCAGAAGATAAAACGTTGGTGGTTATGGGCGTAATTGACGACTGGCTGGACTTTGAAACCCCCCTGCAAGCACTTAGCATTCTTGCTGATAAGTTTCCCACACTCAACTTGGTCATTATTGGTCCGTGGCAGAAACAGACGTTTCGGGACCAGTTTGAGGCCCGCGTTCAAGCTCTGAATCTGGCTTCAAAAGTCAAAGTCACTGGTTACATCTCTGCTCAGCAACTGAAAAGGCAGCTGCAAGAAGCCTGTTGCTGCATAATGCCCTACCGGCTGGACCGCTTTTTCTCGGTTATCCGTCTGCCTGAAAAATTTTTCGTTTACTCCGCATACGGTAAACCGGTGCTGTCCACGCCGCTCCCTGAAGTCGCGGCTCTTGGGTGTGAACACGTGTTCCTGTACAGGAACGCAACGGAGTTTGTAACAAAATTGACAAACATACTAAGCCAAAAAACAATGCGTGCCACATTAGAAGCAAAAGCCAGAGAGTTCGCCAAAGACCATGATTTTAGTGTTTTGGCGGCGCAGTTGGAGGGCTTGCTGGTTGGCGGTTTGGCGGAGCTTCGGGTAACATCTTCCTGA
- a CDS encoding site-specific DNA-methyltransferase gives MPPQTQHKIILGNSQNMPELSEATVHLMVTSPPYPMIQMWDNQFCELDPKIAALWQQLKQKPQENVVTQIYDAMHENLAKVWAETYRVLVEGGIACINIGDATRSVNGRFRVFCNHARTVEHMEKIGFTTLPYILWKKPTTKPTYKGKGAFLGSGFLPPNAYVTLDCEFILIFRKGKLRSFPPKDPDRYASAFTKPQRDEWFSQIWHVTGTRQTADELERRTAAYPEEIADRLIKMFSVQGDTVLDPFVGSGTTVKAAMQNARNSVGYEADPNLLATITKKIRDTGFKLTVINSEKTELIPEKGC, from the coding sequence ATGCCCCCACAGACCCAGCACAAAATCATCCTCGGCAACAGTCAAAACATGCCCGAACTCTCAGAGGCCACTGTCCACCTCATGGTCACCTCGCCACCCTACCCCATGATACAAATGTGGGACAACCAGTTCTGCGAGTTAGACCCAAAAATCGCCGCCCTCTGGCAACAGCTAAAGCAAAAACCGCAGGAAAACGTTGTCACCCAAATCTACGACGCTATGCACGAAAACTTAGCCAAAGTTTGGGCGGAAACCTACCGTGTGCTGGTGGAAGGCGGAATCGCATGTATAAACATCGGCGACGCTACCCGCAGCGTAAACGGAAGGTTCCGCGTCTTTTGTAACCATGCCCGAACCGTTGAGCATATGGAGAAAATCGGCTTCACCACCCTACCATACATTTTGTGGAAGAAGCCCACCACTAAGCCGACTTACAAGGGCAAAGGTGCGTTCTTGGGTTCAGGTTTTCTGCCGCCAAACGCGTACGTGACGTTGGACTGTGAGTTTATTCTGATTTTCCGCAAAGGAAAACTCCGCAGTTTCCCACCAAAGGACCCCGACCGCTACGCCAGCGCGTTCACGAAGCCGCAACGGGACGAATGGTTCAGCCAAATTTGGCACGTTACAGGCACAAGACAAACCGCCGACGAGTTAGAACGAAGAACGGCGGCGTATCCAGAAGAAATCGCTGACCGGCTCATCAAGATGTTTAGTGTCCAAGGTGACACGGTGTTGGATCCGTTTGTGGGTTCAGGAACCACCGTAAAAGCTGCAATGCAAAACGCGCGAAACAGTGTCGGATACGAGGCAGACCCGAATTTGTTGGCGACTATAACAAAAAAGATCCGCGATACTGGCTTCAAATTGACTGTAATAAATAGCGAAAAAACTGAATTGATTCCTGAAAAAGGGTGTTGA
- a CDS encoding DegT/DnrJ/EryC1/StrS family aminotransferase, with protein sequence MKIPLAKPVFDEEMKNAAVDALQNEKFVLGESVYKFEEEFAHYCGVKRAVSTSSGTFALQLALQALGVTCKDKVVTTPFSFIATANSIYCAGAKPVFADIHPATYNVDPAKMKQELTEEVKALMPVHLYGYPADLNSVSELTEDGKRVVVEDCCQAHGAKYQGKRVGSIGSVGCFSFYSAKNMTVGGDGGMAVTDNEEVANRIAKLRDCGRISHYEHDLIGVTARLNTANAAVGRVQLRRLEEWNKKRQAAANRYNELLSDLSEIELPPSENAQTVPVYHLYAIRLKKRDELKAHLEGRGIQCGIHYPIPIHLQPIYRQLYGYKEGDFPICEQICKEVLSLPMYPDLKPSDIEQVSQSIHEFFARKK encoded by the coding sequence ATGAAAATTCCTTTAGCGAAACCAGTTTTTGATGAGGAAATGAAGAACGCCGCGGTAGATGCTTTACAGAACGAGAAATTCGTTTTGGGCGAGAGTGTTTACAAGTTTGAAGAAGAATTTGCCCACTACTGCGGCGTAAAACGTGCCGTCTCAACCAGTTCAGGAACGTTTGCCCTACAGCTTGCCCTGCAAGCGTTGGGTGTAACCTGCAAAGACAAAGTTGTGACGACGCCTTTCTCGTTTATCGCCACCGCAAACTCCATTTACTGCGCAGGGGCAAAACCAGTTTTCGCCGACATACACCCGGCAACCTACAACGTAGACCCCGCAAAAATGAAGCAGGAACTCACTGAGGAGGTTAAAGCACTAATGCCGGTCCACCTCTACGGCTACCCTGCCGATTTAAACTCAGTTTCCGAACTGACTGAAGACGGAAAACGTGTTGTGGTGGAAGATTGCTGCCAAGCACATGGCGCCAAATACCAAGGCAAACGCGTCGGAAGCATCGGCTCTGTAGGATGCTTCTCTTTCTATTCCGCAAAAAACATGACCGTGGGCGGGGACGGCGGCATGGCAGTAACCGATAATGAAGAGGTTGCCAACCGCATTGCTAAGCTACGAGACTGCGGACGCATCTCACACTACGAGCATGACTTAATTGGCGTGACTGCACGGCTTAACACGGCTAATGCCGCGGTAGGTCGAGTTCAACTACGAAGACTTGAAGAATGGAATAAAAAACGTCAGGCAGCAGCAAACAGGTACAATGAACTGCTTAGCGATTTATCTGAAATCGAATTGCCTCCAAGCGAAAACGCCCAGACCGTTCCAGTTTATCATCTTTATGCAATCAGACTGAAAAAAAGAGATGAATTAAAGGCGCACCTCGAAGGCAGGGGCATTCAATGTGGCATCCACTACCCCATACCGATTCATCTGCAACCAATCTACAGGCAGCTTTACGGCTATAAGGAGGGCGATTTCCCCATCTGCGAACAGATCTGCAAGGAAGTCCTCAGCCTGCCGATGTACCCTGACCTTAAACCATCAGATATTGAACAAGTGTCCCAAAGTATTCATGAATTTTTTGCACGCAAAAAGTAA
- a CDS encoding glycosyltransferase → MKVELAHWTNFFEEYNHSFVITPLIKKEDKPNFEETITKLNQVTQNTFFDPIYINSQNASFRNLLNPRTLVRDFFSIFNALNRSKPDVVICYYVTHAYPLALMRRMLNYRLCVVAMGSDVNFENSPAQKIAKEFVYQNCHRIFAVSWKLKRKIESQHGVSVTLAPSSTDTSFFRPLNSKSELRKKWNIDADKNVILAVCRLDKNKAVDILINALKTIGSKDTMLLVAGAGPERKALEALAARLGFQDSVLFLGYRNRPELLELYNLADIFTLSSYVEGLPRVLIESMSCGCIPVATDVGGVSSVITNGVNGFLVPPGSSEAFSNQIRSILVLPEEKKQQIRSLSRQVVVEKFDSKKVLHDMVKSIGLAETVR, encoded by the coding sequence ATGAAGGTGGAACTAGCGCACTGGACAAACTTCTTTGAAGAGTACAACCATAGTTTTGTTATAACTCCACTAATCAAGAAAGAAGACAAGCCCAACTTTGAAGAAACCATAACTAAACTAAATCAAGTCACCCAGAACACCTTCTTTGACCCTATTTACATTAACAGCCAAAATGCCAGTTTTCGAAACTTACTCAACCCAAGAACTCTTGTAAGAGATTTTTTCTCCATCTTTAATGCTCTAAACCGCAGCAAACCAGACGTGGTAATCTGCTACTACGTCACGCACGCGTACCCCTTGGCTCTGATGCGTAGAATGCTTAACTACCGTCTCTGCGTGGTCGCCATGGGCAGCGACGTGAACTTCGAAAACAGCCCCGCTCAAAAAATAGCAAAAGAGTTTGTTTACCAAAACTGCCACAGAATCTTTGCCGTCTCTTGGAAGCTAAAACGGAAAATTGAAAGCCAGCACGGCGTTTCGGTTACTCTCGCACCGTCTTCAACGGACACCTCCTTTTTCAGACCTTTAAACTCAAAAAGTGAGCTACGTAAAAAATGGAACATAGACGCCGACAAAAACGTCATCTTGGCGGTGTGCCGACTTGACAAAAACAAGGCGGTAGACATCTTGATTAACGCCCTAAAGACTATTGGTTCAAAAGACACCATGCTACTGGTTGCAGGCGCAGGACCTGAACGCAAAGCGTTGGAAGCTCTTGCGGCACGGCTGGGTTTTCAGGATTCGGTCTTATTCTTGGGTTATAGAAACAGACCTGAACTTTTAGAGCTTTACAACCTTGCCGACATCTTTACGTTATCAAGCTATGTTGAAGGCTTGCCGCGTGTACTCATAGAATCCATGTCCTGCGGCTGCATTCCAGTCGCGACCGATGTAGGAGGTGTTAGTTCCGTGATAACAAATGGCGTTAACGGCTTTCTGGTGCCACCTGGAAGCTCGGAGGCATTTAGCAACCAAATCCGCTCAATCTTGGTCCTCCCCGAAGAAAAAAAGCAACAAATCCGGAGCCTTTCTCGGCAAGTTGTCGTTGAAAAGTTTGACAGCAAAAAAGTGTTACACGACATGGTCAAATCGATAGGGTTAGCAGAAACGGTTCGGTAG